CTGTCAGCTCCCTCCTCCCCAGAACCGGCTCGATCTTGCTATACCGGCCGGAGAAAAACGCCCCGTTGATTTTGAAGGGATTTGATTATTTTCCCCAAAAAGCATGGATGGCAAAACAGAGCGTCTAAAAATATGGGAAATGGATTTTACCACGAGTGCACCAGGGCTCGAAGTGCCACGAAGTGTATATCTATCTGGAAACCTGAGTTCTATTTATCAATTAGGTGTTATTTAAATGTTAAAAAGTGGCTTATACGGCCCAAAAGGGCGTGCAACAAAGAATATTATCCTTAATACTGTCATACCGGACTTTGATCCGGTATCTCCTGCCTGTATTAGGGATAGGAGATCCCGCATCAAGCGCGGGATGACGTCCTTTTGGGCACAATCAGCCACTTTTTTACTCAATTTTAGAATAGAACTCAGGTTGGAAACGATATGGTGCAGGGCTCATGTTTTAGATGATATGAAATTCAAAATTCCATCTATACTCCTGCTACTCTTTTCTCTATCGTTCTTTTCCTGTGCATCAGCGCAGACATTTACCACTGAAGCGATCATCCATCAACCTGCCGGATCGAGTATTACGGTTGAGGTTGGAAATCAAACCGAATCCGCTGAAAACAGGGATCAACCGCTATACAGCGGGGATGATGTGCTGCTCTACCTCCCCGCTCCTGCCAATATCGGGTTCATTCAATCACCGGGTGGTTCTGTTGAAACCGTAATCCTGGCACCGGCCATTCGTGCCGATTCTGAAATTGAAATCATTCCGATTGCGATGATGGAATTTGGTGCCTCCGATCGTATCCAGCGAGTGATTCTGTCTATTCCGGCAGACCCATCTCTTCAGGTGATCAAATCACCGAGCATGCAGCAGCTTCGGCTGAACTATCCCGGTGTGATTGAAATTCTCACAACCTGGTTTACAAATGCATACAGTGATCGAATTACGGAATTACTGGATGTGAAAGATGAGAAGAAAACTGTTCAGTATCTCAAAAACCATTCGCTGTAGCCAGATATATTGGATTGATCGACTACCTGCGCGGGAATAAAGAGTAGGGAACTATGGTGCGTAAAGGTGTAGGATCCTGATCTCATCCTTAGACAAGTCCTCTCAGAACAGCGTGCAAGGGAACAATTACTGTTCTAACCTATTCATAATACATGTATCCGTAACCGTATACTACTTATAATAAACGGTTTAGGAACGAATGGAAGTGAAGTTATTTCCGTTGTCATTATGAACTTACACAAAAAAAAATGCACCCATGTCTGAATCAAAAGAAAAGTATAGGACTCATCTATCCGATGAAGAGTTGGATCACTTTAAAAAGAAATTGAAAGAAGAAAAATCGAAAACAGAGGATGAGATTGAAAATCTAAAATCATCAGCTGAGTCGATCCAGAGTGACGCAGATGACGTTCAATCGGGTGTGGACCATCACCCCGGCGATGTGGCATCTGATCATCAAAATAAAAAAACGACACTCACATTGCTGGAAAAGCAGCGTGAAAAACTGAAGCTAATTGAGTCAGCATTTGAAAGAATTGAGTCCGGAACGTATGGAATCTGCACCGTAACCGGGAAACCAATCCAGAAAGAGAGACTGGAAGTAATGCCTTACGCCATGCATTCAGTTGACGCCAAATCTTAATCACTTTACTTCGCATAAAATTATGGGGAAAAAAGGATCACAGGAAGACCAGCTTCGGGATATTATATCAAATATTGAAGAACTAAATGAGGGTCAGACAGAGTTTCTGCAGGCTGTCCGGGAAGTGTATAACACGCTTAACCCGTTGCTTGAAGAGGAACCGGAGTGGATCAATAAAAAAATTCTGCAGCGGATCAGTGAACCGGAACGACAGATCATTTTTCGGGTTCCCTGGCAGGATGATGATGGAGAAATTCATATAAATCGCGGATATCGTGTAGAATTTAATAGCGCACTGGGTCCCTATAAAGGTGGTTTGAGATTTCACCCTTCTGTAAACCTGAGCATCATCAAGTTCCTGGGATTTGAACAGATCTTTAAAAATGCCCTTACAGGAAAACAGATTGGTGGCGGTAAAGGGGGATCTGATTTCAATCCTAAGGGACGTTCGGACGATGAAATTATGCGGTTTTGCCAGAGTTTTATGACGGAACTCTACCGCCATCTTGGAGAAAATCGCGATATTCCGGCCGGTGATATCGGTGTCGGTACCCGGGAAATCGGCTATCTGTTTGGTCAGTATAAACGAATTGCGAACCGGTATGAATCGGGGATGATAACCGGCAAAGATCCGCAGTGGGGCGGAACACTGGTTCGAAATGAAGCTACGGGATACGGGCTCGCATATTTTGTGAGGGAAATATTGAATGAACAGGATGATGAAATAGACGGGAAAACATTTGTGGTCTCTGGTTCAGGTAACGTGGCAATTTACGCAATTGAAAAAATTGAGGAGCTGGGTGGCACAGTAATCGCATGTTCAGATTCTGATGGATTTGTGCATGATAAAGATGGAATCGATATTGATCTCGTGAAAAAAATCAAGCAGGAAGAGCGCGGCAGAATTAAAGAATATGCTGAAGAGAAAGGTGTTGATTTTCATGATGATAAATCGATTTGGACACTCGAGTGTAATATAGCTCTCCCCTGTGCAACACAAAACGAGCTGCAGAAAGAAGATGCAGAGACACTGGTAAAAAATGGATGCAAAATTGTTGCTGAAGGGGCAAACATGCCGGTTACGCACGATGCGTATGAAACTCTTCGTGATGGAGATGTTCTGTTTGGCCCGGGAAAAGCTGCAAATGCCGGCGGAGTGGCGGTTTCAGCACTCGAAATGCACCAAAATGCAAGCATGGACTCAATGACGTTTGAAGAGACAGATGAAAGATTGCAGGAGATTATGAAAACAATTCATAAAACCTGTAGTGAAACTGCAGAAGAATATGGGAGAAAGGGTGATTATGCAAGCGGTGCAAATATTGCCGGCTTTAAGAAGGTTTCCCGCGCAATGATCGCTCAGGGATTGATTTGAGCAGGCCTGCAGATTGTAGATAACCTTATAATTCTATTTATGATGCGGGAATTTGGATTTGATCGGATTCCTGAATAAAATGGTATAGGCGTTCACTAATCGCTGTGCTATGAAGATTTACTCTGCCATATCCCTTCTTCTGATCCTGATCTTAACCAGCTGCGCCACGTCCAGAGATCATCCCGTTAAGACCTACTACCCTTTCGAATATGAAGGTGTGATATACGAAATTCTCGGTCACCATGGAGATGATGCCCCCGCAAATTTTCTGATCTACCGCGTGGATGACCGAACCATTTTCAGAGCTGTTGACCGGAATCTGGACAGTACCATCGATTTTGTGCTCACCGGTGATATTGATCTGATCAAAGCTAATGAAATCTACAGAGAGGGAATCCGCCAGGCCCAGGCGGCTGATAAATTCCAGGAATCGGATCGTGTTCGTGAGTTTATGACATTATATGAAGAGTACCGGCTGGTAATTCAAACCATACTGGTTGACAGAAACCGTTATCTGAATCGTTTTACGGTATTTGACATGCAGTGGAGGCCGCTCGCCCAGTTTATAGATGAAAATGGAGATGGAGAACTCAATCGGATGGAGATGGGTGAAATAGATCTGGAAGAAGCGAATCAATTATACCAGATTGCAGTTGAACGAGCTGCTGATGAGAACCGGTTTGAAAGCGATCACCAGGATCGGTTTATTCTGACGTTAGACCAACCCATCGAGGAGATCAATCGTAACAGGGATATCAGTATGTCACGATAATCGTTTTATTTTACCCCCCCCCCTCTCTCTTAAAATCAGAAGCTCATTCTTCCGGATTTTAAACTCTTTTCTCCCTTCGGATAGAAAAATTATAAACTCTATATACTCATTCTATATACTCATACTGTTACCGCTGTCGTCGGGGGGGGGTATAAGAAGCTGATTTTTTGATGAATGAAGACGTACCAGGCATCGGTCAAACTATATTTTAATGGAAAGTATCCGGGAGTCTGCCAAAAATCGATTCAGGAAGAGGATGAATTCTTTTCAATAAGCGGGAATGCTTTGGAAGTAAAAAAATTCGTGATTAAAAATGGAATGATAAAACAATCAGTAACATTCATATAGTAACTTATTGCAACCCAACATTTTACTTTTAAAAAAGGCATCAAACGATTATGAAAAATAAAGTAGCGCTATTGGGCTGGAGTCTTCCAGCAATAGAAAGCATGCAAAAAACAGACCGACCCTTTGTTGTGGTTAGTTTTCCTGAATTTGAACAGACTGCCAAAGAGAATGATATTGAGTTTGTGGGTTGGAATTTCAAGGAGTGGAATGAGAAATCAAACAGTCTTCAGCTGAAGGAGTTGCTGGATGAACATAATGCAGATTTTGCAGTTCCGCTGTATGAAGAAACCGTGGAGTGGGCCGGCGCTCTGAACTCAATTTGGCGGGATGATCCCCGGCTGCTGAACAGAGCGTATCTTTTTCGCAACAAAGCCATAATGAAGCGGAAGGCGCTCCTGGCAGGTCTCAGAGTGGGATTGTTTGAAGAGGTTTATACAAAACAGGGAGTTCACGATTTTATGAGTCGGCTTAATGAAGCCAACCTTCAGCTTTCCGGTGAGGAAGATGCATGGGTACACCTGAAGCCGTTTAGCGCGGCCGGTACCGTGGGGCACAAACTTCTTCGTTCAAAACAGGATATCGAGGATAAAGTGATCGACAAGGATTTTCCCTGCATGGTTGAAAGTCATTTGCCGGGGAAAGAATTCTCCTGCGAAGCGTTTATTCACAACGGTGAAATCCGGTTTCTGAACATTACTGAATATGTGAAACTGGGATACTCCAACTTTGTGCCTGCCAGTCCCGAGCTGGAAGCAAAACGTCCTCTCATCCGCGAATCGATGGAGAAACTGGTGAAATCGTTCGGTATTGAATATGGAATGATTCACCCGGAGTGGTTTCTTACGGAAGACAATACACTCAGTTTTGGCGAAGTAGCCTGCCGTATTCCCGGGGGACATATTTTTGAGCTGATCGAAAAAGCGCATGGTTTCGATCCGATTCAAGCGCTTGTGCTGTGCAGTGATCCATCAGCAACAGACGAGGAGATCAAAGACTTCTTCCCCAGCCAGGATATTGATGAAAATCAGGAGTATGCCGGCAGCGTGATGGTATATCCCAAGCCAGGGCGAATCACCAAACTGCAGATTCCAGACGAATTGAAGGAAGATTCGTTCTTTGAAGATCATACACTTTACGCACCTTCAGAGCATAAGGTATCTGACCAGCGGGAAGGATTCGGAAACCATTATGGAACCGTATTTTTTAACGGCAATGATCCCGATCGAATGCGCGAACTTTTGCGCCATTACCAGGATGTGGATTTTTATGCTTAAATATTTTCATTTAGGGTAGATAAAAGTCCCCCCTTCGAAGGGGGAGAGCGAACGGAGTGAGCAGGGGGATGATCAATGCAGTTATGCATGGTCCAAAATTTGATTTCTGAGCACAATTAATTTGATCATTGTGTAAATGGAGAACACCCCTCAAGAGAAAAGCTGAATGCTTTTCTCTATCTCCCCTCGAGGTGAGATCTAACTAAGTCACCGCAGACCTCCAAGGTTTAAAAAAACCTTGGAGGTCTATATTACCCTAAAGATATTTGAAACAATTGGGGGCAACATTAACTTCACTACAGCAGTACCAAAAATTTAAAACCCCGAGAAAAAGAGTCATTTGAAAAAAAACAGTAAACAAATACCCAAGGGCGTACGAACTAAATTTTATGAAACGCTTGAAAACTTCAGGGAAGCTACACCCCTGTTAGCTGAGGGACACAAAAAGAAACTACTCAGCAGCCTCGATCTTTTGACAGATACAGAGGATGGTGTTCAGTTTTTATACGATAACATCAGTGACCTTGTCGATGCCGGAATATTTAAAGATACGATGTGGGATGATCCTGCACGTTTGGTGCCTTCTCTCGTAGGCGGTACGCTGAAAGCAGGGGATCATACTACCATTGTTGAAGTATTAAGTGAGCTGCGAATGCTGGCGATTGCTGAGGGAACCATCAAACAGAAAAGTTTCTCTGCTGGTAAAGCCAAAACCTTTCTTGAAGAAGCACTGGTAAATAATATCGACCTTATTTTTCCGGGCGGATCGGAGGAGGACAGAAATCTGGATGCCGATACGAGGAAAAAAATAAGTGTACTGTTTCATTATTTAACGGATCAAATCTCCATACAGAAGATTAAGGGTAGGCTTGCAAAAGAGATTGAGCTGATTTGTGCACAGCGTCCCGTGGTAACAGGCCGTGTTCTGGAGATCATCTCCACGGTGAAAAACGAGATGGAGCTTTCAGCGGAAAGTGACGACGACCGGCGACTGAAATACTACGTGAACTCGGTTTACAGCCCTTCTGAAAAAGCGGGAGAGCTCGATCCTGATGAGTACAAATCTTACCTCGAACAGGTGAAACGAAAAGAGATTGTCCATGAGTGCGAGCAGCTGGCCGATACCATGCATGAAACGGGCCTGGCCACGGAATATCACGCACTATTACTGAACCATGTGGCGAATGAGGGATCTCTTGTGAAGCTTGCACTGGGTCTTGACAACGTTGGAAAAGCAGAGCTGGACAAACACCGAAAATTTGTGACTGAGTTGATCCAGAGAGTGATTCATCCCGAAACGGCACGATCCTGCTATGGACTCGCAAAACTTCTGGAACGCTCGCTGTTGTCTCATCAGCCGGTAAAAAGCGGGTTGCAGCGAATTATGGGAATGGAACTTCATAAAGAAGTTGCGAAAAATATTCGTAAGTCCCGGGAGAACAGTACGCTTGATCCCTCCCATATTTTAACAGCTGAATGCCTGGGAATTTTAGGTCAGCCGCTTGGTGTGGGTCAGGGCTGGAACCCGACCTGCCAGTCGGCCCGGGGCATCAGTTTATGGAGCAGTCACGCTCCCGGAAAACTATTAAGAATGGTGGAAAGTGCAGCGAAATCAAACAGCCTGTCGATGCGGTTCGAGGGGGATGTGATCAAATCGGAAGAGCAAATTCTTGGACTCGTAAAGGAGCTGGATTACAACCTGGATGCTGTGTCGGTTGTGCTGGTTCCTCATCTGGATAAAATCTACAACGAAATGATGCGGCGTGCGGCAAACCGGGCGGATGACCCCCACAAATGGGTGAACCCGGCGATGTATGGTCACTGGATCCCTACAGGGTTTATTTCCGCATATGATTACCTGACCAACTCGATCAAAGAATATGAAAAATTTATCCGGACGTTTTACATTACACATCACCCCGAATATAATGGAGGCAACGACCTTGCTTATCCAAACCCGGTGGGAATTTTTCTGACGTCATCCACAGGAAAGCTGATTGGATTTCACGCGGTCTCCATTCTTCGTGTTCGTAAAGTGAAGGGACAGGTGCGGGTGTTTATTCTGAACCCCAACAATGAGGGGCGCCAGCGGTGGCAGGAGAATATGAGGCCAACCGTTGCCGGGAACGGGGAGCGTGCCGGGGAATCATCCCTGCCGTTTCATCAGTTTGCATCGCGTCTTTATGCATATCACTTTAACCAGTCTGATATCGACGATCTAAACAAAGTGAGCAAAGAAGAAGTTGATAAAGTAACGGAGCTGGCAAAATCCAGCTGGGGCGAATCCTATCAGTGGATGGAGCCGGCGGGTATTAAGTTGTGAGATTCTACCCCCCCCCCCCCCCCCCCCCAAAAAAATCAAGTCCCGTTAGTGCGCGACAGTGAAGGGGTGGGGGGCGTAACACGTTCAGTGATTGAGCTGGGAGGAATAACTCTGTATACTTTGATATATTTTTGAAACCTTGTAAAGCTTATAATCATTACAAAACATCCCCCGGCTCACTCCGCTCGCTTCCCCCTTCGAAGGGGGACTTTCCTAATAGAACCCATAAACTAAATCATACCACTGAAAATGGTCCGTCACTCTTCAAGAATCGAACTGAGCCTGGCGGCTCTGAAACAGAATATAAATTTCATACGAAAGAAGATCGGTACGGATGCCATCTTTTCCTCCGTTGTGAAGGCAGATGCGTTTGGTCACGGGATCGGCACATTTGTACCCATGGCGGAGAAAGCCGGCATCAGGCATTTTTCCGTGGCATCGAGCTACGAGGCGTGGGAGGTCAGCGAAGCCCGAACGAAAGAGAGCACAATCATGATCATGGGAATTTTGTATGATGATGATATGGAGTGGGTCATCAAAAATGAGGTTGAGTTTTTTGTGTTTGATCTTCCCAGACTGAAAAAAGCGAAAGCTGCGGCCGAAATGATTGGTAAAAAGGCAATTATTCATCTCGAAGTGGAGACAGGCGGAAACCGGACCGGTTTGGAGGAATCAAAGCTTGATGAGGCCCTTGAATATATTAAGCAACATTCTGAGTGGATCCGGTTTGAAGGATTTTGCACGCATTATGCTGGGATTGAGTCTCTTTCAAATCAATTTCGGACCAGGAAGCAGCTGGACAAGTTCGAAAAGCTTTATGAGCGGACAACGCAGAGCGGTATTGAACCAAACCTGAAACACACAGCCTGTTCAGCCGCAGCTCTTGCTTTCCCGGAAACGGTGATGGACCTCGTACGGATCGGCACAGCACATTACGGTATGTGGCCCAGTCCTGATATTTACAACGTACACTTGCAGCAGACAGGTAAAAAAAGGGATGCCCCGTTAAAGCGCGTACTGACCTGGAAGACCGATGTGATGCACATCAAGGAGATCAAAAAAGATGAGTTTGTGGGATACGGAACGAGCTACCAGGCTCCCCGCGATATGAAGATTGCCGTGCTGCCGCTGGGCTACAGCAACGGCTACCCGAGAACGCTTTCCAACCGTGGAGAAGTGATAATTCGCGGTAAAAAAGCTCCGGTTGTTGGGCTGATCAATATGAATGTGTTTATGGTGGATGTAAGCCACAATGAAAATGTTGAAGTAGGCGATGAAGTGGTACTGATCGGCCGGCAGAAAAATCATGTGATCAGTATCCGGTC
The window above is part of the Rhodohalobacter sp. SW132 genome. Proteins encoded here:
- a CDS encoding TraR/DksA C4-type zinc finger protein, with the translated sequence MSESKEKYRTHLSDEELDHFKKKLKEEKSKTEDEIENLKSSAESIQSDADDVQSGVDHHPGDVASDHQNKKTTLTLLEKQREKLKLIESAFERIESGTYGICTVTGKPIQKERLEVMPYAMHSVDAKS
- the gdhA gene encoding NADP-specific glutamate dehydrogenase translates to MGKKGSQEDQLRDIISNIEELNEGQTEFLQAVREVYNTLNPLLEEEPEWINKKILQRISEPERQIIFRVPWQDDDGEIHINRGYRVEFNSALGPYKGGLRFHPSVNLSIIKFLGFEQIFKNALTGKQIGGGKGGSDFNPKGRSDDEIMRFCQSFMTELYRHLGENRDIPAGDIGVGTREIGYLFGQYKRIANRYESGMITGKDPQWGGTLVRNEATGYGLAYFVREILNEQDDEIDGKTFVVSGSGNVAIYAIEKIEELGGTVIACSDSDGFVHDKDGIDIDLVKKIKQEERGRIKEYAEEKGVDFHDDKSIWTLECNIALPCATQNELQKEDAETLVKNGCKIVAEGANMPVTHDAYETLRDGDVLFGPGKAANAGGVAVSALEMHQNASMDSMTFEETDERLQEIMKTIHKTCSETAEEYGRKGDYASGANIAGFKKVSRAMIAQGLI
- a CDS encoding acetyl-CoA carboxylase biotin carboxylase subunit family protein, whose amino-acid sequence is MKNKVALLGWSLPAIESMQKTDRPFVVVSFPEFEQTAKENDIEFVGWNFKEWNEKSNSLQLKELLDEHNADFAVPLYEETVEWAGALNSIWRDDPRLLNRAYLFRNKAIMKRKALLAGLRVGLFEEVYTKQGVHDFMSRLNEANLQLSGEEDAWVHLKPFSAAGTVGHKLLRSKQDIEDKVIDKDFPCMVESHLPGKEFSCEAFIHNGEIRFLNITEYVKLGYSNFVPASPELEAKRPLIRESMEKLVKSFGIEYGMIHPEWFLTEDNTLSFGEVACRIPGGHIFELIEKAHGFDPIQALVLCSDPSATDEEIKDFFPSQDIDENQEYAGSVMVYPKPGRITKLQIPDELKEDSFFEDHTLYAPSEHKVSDQREGFGNHYGTVFFNGNDPDRMRELLRHYQDVDFYA
- the alr gene encoding alanine racemase, with the protein product MVRHSSRIELSLAALKQNINFIRKKIGTDAIFSSVVKADAFGHGIGTFVPMAEKAGIRHFSVASSYEAWEVSEARTKESTIMIMGILYDDDMEWVIKNEVEFFVFDLPRLKKAKAAAEMIGKKAIIHLEVETGGNRTGLEESKLDEALEYIKQHSEWIRFEGFCTHYAGIESLSNQFRTRKQLDKFEKLYERTTQSGIEPNLKHTACSAAALAFPETVMDLVRIGTAHYGMWPSPDIYNVHLQQTGKKRDAPLKRVLTWKTDVMHIKEIKKDEFVGYGTSYQAPRDMKIAVLPLGYSNGYPRTLSNRGEVIIRGKKAPVVGLINMNVFMVDVSHNENVEVGDEVVLIGRQKNHVISIRSFSEFTNAINNELVSRLPDAIPRVAVK